A single window of Treponema denticola ATCC 35405 DNA harbors:
- a CDS encoding NAD(P)H-dependent glycerol-3-phosphate dehydrogenase, protein MNDKIAIIGAGSWGTAVACSLGKNGHRVVLWSHTAGVADSINTEHINVKYLPKHKLPKTVSASTDMEEVCKDASFIFLASPSLYLTSAVEELLKFAPFSHDDGEMPYPTIAVLTKGFIPDENGEPQFIIDVLEKMLPDFYKNHLVYVAGPSHGEEVAEGKLTGLIAASQNPMCSIRCREILRSRSLLVYSSLDIIGVQVCAAAKNVVAVAFGVLDALTVTSDIFGDNTESLLLAAGLNEIQTIGRAMGATHPETFTSISGVGDLDVTCRSKYGRNRRFGNEIITKKILLSFENLDDLIKNIDKIGYLPEGVVACKYLNILAEKRNLKLPICSGLYKILNKELKPLDLIENLLQGDTK, encoded by the coding sequence GTGAACGATAAGATTGCCATTATCGGAGCAGGCTCTTGGGGAACGGCCGTGGCCTGTTCTCTAGGAAAAAACGGACACAGGGTTGTGCTTTGGAGCCATACTGCAGGCGTTGCCGATTCGATAAATACGGAACACATAAATGTAAAATATTTGCCTAAGCATAAATTGCCTAAAACCGTTTCCGCTTCTACGGATATGGAAGAGGTCTGTAAGGATGCTTCTTTTATATTTTTGGCAAGTCCTTCGCTCTATTTGACCTCAGCAGTTGAAGAACTTCTTAAATTTGCTCCTTTTAGCCATGATGACGGCGAAATGCCTTATCCTACAATAGCGGTGCTGACAAAGGGTTTTATCCCCGATGAAAACGGAGAGCCTCAGTTTATAATAGACGTTTTGGAAAAAATGCTGCCCGATTTTTATAAAAATCACTTGGTTTATGTAGCCGGGCCCAGCCATGGGGAGGAGGTGGCCGAAGGTAAGCTAACCGGTCTTATAGCTGCATCTCAAAACCCTATGTGTTCTATCCGCTGCCGAGAGATTTTAAGGTCTAGAAGTTTGCTTGTTTATTCCAGCTTGGATATAATCGGAGTGCAGGTTTGTGCGGCCGCTAAAAACGTTGTAGCCGTTGCCTTCGGTGTCTTGGATGCTTTAACCGTAACCTCGGATATTTTCGGTGACAATACCGAATCCCTCCTTTTGGCTGCCGGCCTAAACGAGATTCAGACTATAGGCAGGGCTATGGGGGCGACTCATCCCGAAACCTTTACATCGATTTCCGGAGTAGGCGACCTTGACGTAACCTGCCGAAGTAAATACGGAAGAAACCGCCGTTTCGGTAACGAGATTATCACAAAAAAGATTCTCCTTTCTTTTGAAAATTTGGACGATCTTATTAAAAATATCGATAAAATAGGCTACTTGCCTGAAGGAGTCGTGGCCTGTAAATACCTGAACATTCTGGCAGAAAAGCGTAATTTGAAGCTGCCTATCTGTTCCGGCCTTTATAAAATCTTAAACAAGGAATTAAAACCTCTTGACTTGATAGAAAACTTATTACAGGGAGATACAAAATAA
- a CDS encoding ABC transporter substrate-binding protein, which translates to MRNKLNSKAVFFAVILLFSLIFSCKKNEINEISSNDVSLAEVLVRSKIIVGVNAYNPPICFYNNKNEIIGFDIDVFEEIADIMNIKAEFRTIVPTEVNELINTGAIDCIASGFSYSDERNEAYELSQAYLRNSVVILTLRSRNIRTMADLKGKKIGGQKGSLGADLIKNNPDLMSQIHSLNDSYENIPQILEDLKTLGIDACVGDISLMAEYLNKESGVYSLVEQAIALDSYVYAFKKGNKALKAEIERVLYILEKKGVLEKISRKWFGVDLLIFGK; encoded by the coding sequence ATGCGTAATAAATTAAACTCAAAGGCAGTTTTTTTTGCGGTAATTTTGCTGTTCAGCTTGATATTTTCATGCAAAAAAAATGAAATCAATGAAATATCTTCGAATGACGTTTCATTAGCCGAAGTTCTTGTAAGATCTAAAATCATTGTAGGGGTAAATGCATATAATCCGCCTATATGCTTTTATAATAACAAAAACGAAATAATAGGCTTTGATATTGATGTCTTCGAAGAAATAGCAGACATAATGAATATCAAGGCAGAATTCCGCACTATAGTTCCCACCGAAGTAAATGAGTTGATAAATACCGGAGCCATCGACTGTATTGCATCAGGATTCTCTTATTCGGATGAGAGGAATGAGGCCTATGAGCTTTCACAAGCATATTTACGCAATTCCGTAGTTATTTTAACTCTGAGATCAAGGAATATTCGAACTATGGCAGATCTAAAGGGTAAGAAGATAGGGGGACAAAAAGGAAGTTTAGGGGCAGACCTGATTAAAAATAATCCCGATCTGATGAGTCAAATCCATTCACTAAATGATTCATATGAGAATATTCCTCAAATTTTGGAAGACTTAAAAACCCTTGGAATAGATGCCTGTGTCGGAGATATTTCACTAATGGCAGAATACTTAAATAAAGAGTCTGGTGTGTACAGTCTTGTTGAGCAGGCTATAGCCTTAGACTCCTATGTATATGCATTTAAAAAAGGAAATAAGGCTTTAAAAGCGGAAATAGAAAGAGTTTTATACATCTTAGAAAAAAAAGGCGTTCTTGAAAAGATTTCAAGGAAATGGTTCGGCGTAGATTTACTGATTTTTGGAAAGTAA
- a CDS encoding ABC transporter substrate-binding protein — MKKNPNHIFKLSFLFLFTVLVMISCKPKAVRIQKKENDISLAKILVKKELIIGIRDDHPPFSVLNLFTTKMEGYDIEVAQELCNRMKIKPIFKVIKWNQRESLLKDGEIDCIWSAFVYSKESDVVYSLTSPYIKSAIILVVKDKSPYYSIQDIREKKIGITSSSFIQESLKKAESSLGVFTNTVVFQNAQEAINALEKDEVECVVYDLLSINNLIQTRKGSYRVLDEAIAYEEYVIAFRKEDIALKNAVESTLEEMAKTDFLEKTSKKWFGANISIIGR; from the coding sequence ATGAAAAAAAATCCCAATCATATTTTTAAACTTAGTTTTCTCTTTTTATTTACGGTATTAGTTATGATATCTTGTAAACCCAAGGCCGTCCGTATCCAAAAAAAAGAAAACGATATTTCTCTTGCAAAAATTCTTGTAAAAAAAGAATTAATAATAGGTATAAGAGATGACCATCCTCCTTTTTCCGTTCTAAACCTTTTTACGACAAAAATGGAGGGCTATGACATTGAAGTAGCTCAAGAGCTGTGTAATCGGATGAAGATAAAGCCGATTTTTAAAGTAATTAAGTGGAATCAAAGAGAAAGTTTACTTAAGGATGGAGAAATCGACTGTATATGGAGTGCCTTTGTATACAGTAAGGAAAGTGATGTAGTTTATTCTCTTACCTCACCTTATATAAAGAGTGCTATAATATTGGTTGTAAAGGATAAGTCGCCTTATTATTCCATTCAAGACATAAGGGAAAAGAAAATAGGTATTACCTCCTCATCATTTATACAGGAAAGTTTAAAAAAAGCCGAATCTAGTCTCGGAGTATTTACGAATACGGTTGTGTTTCAGAATGCTCAAGAAGCTATAAATGCTCTTGAAAAGGATGAGGTAGAATGTGTAGTATACGACCTTCTTTCAATTAACAACCTAATACAAACAAGAAAAGGCTCTTACCGAGTGCTGGATGAAGCCATAGCTTATGAAGAATATGTTATAGCCTTTCGAAAAGAAGACATTGCCCTGAAGAATGCAGTCGAATCGACTCTGGAAGAGATGGCTAAAACCGATTTTTTAGAAAAAACTAGTAAAAAATGGTTCGGTGCAAATATATCCATTATAGGCCGTTAA